The genomic DNA GCCGTCGCCGAAGCTGTGGGCGGACGAGCGATCGTACTCGGGCACGGGCTCACCACGCGACTCAATCCGCTCGACGAGGGCTACCGCCCCTCAGGTATGAGTGATGAGAGCTGGGCGTCCACCGTTGCCTCGCGGCGCCGCGACCTGATCGGTGCACTCGCTGAGACGGTGCTCAATCGTCCCCTGACACCGCTGGAGCACACGGCGATCGATACCGCACTGACCGAAGTCGTGCGCAGCAATGACGTACCGATCCTTCCGATGGTCGTTGAGCACATCCTTGCGCCAACCGCTCGCGCAGACCCCGACGGCAGACTTGCCGAAGACGGGCGACTCGTCGGGCACGCGCTCCGACGGCTCGTTGCCGGGGACCTCGCCGGGCTCTTCGACGGCCCGTCAACGGTGGCCTTCGATCCCACGTTGCCGATGATTTCTTTGGACCTGTCACGGGTGACGGAGAACTCGACACTGATCTCGGTGCTCATGACCTGCTCTTCAGCGTGGATGGAGTCCGCGCTGCTCGATCCAAACGGCGGTCAGCGCTGGTGCATCTACGACGAGGCGTGGCGGCTGATGTCCCACCCGGCACTGTTGCGTCGGATGGACGCTCACTGGCGACTCGCGCGCCACTATGGAATCGCGAACATGCTGATTTTCCACAAGCTCACTGACCTGGAGAACGTCGGTGATCAAGGGTCCGCAATGCGCGCTCTGGCGAACAGTCTGCTGGCCAACGCTGAAACGAGAATTATCTATCGGCAAGAGTCCGACCAGCTCGGCGTCACCGCGGGAGCACTCGGGCTCACTGGCACCGAGCAGAAGCTGTTGCCTGGGCTCGGCGTTGGCCAGGGCCTCTGGTGCATCAAGGACCGTTCATTCGTCTGCCAGCACCAGCTGCACCCAGGCGAGTTGGAACTCTTCGACACGACCGGCCGCATGATGAATAGCGGCAACGCCTAGAAGCTTCGCGACGGAATCGCAGATAGTGATCGCTCTCGCTAATCGGCCCCAGGCCGCCCAAGAACCGCGATCGAACAGTCATCCTTAGTTGCGTTGCGCACCCTGATGTCCACGAACTTCCGCCACTGCTTCTTGTGTCTTGAGTTCTGACTCAGTCTTGTGGGCGCAGCCCCGACGGCCATAATCATCTTTGCACAGGCCGTTGCCAGCTGACCTGTGCGCGCGTCGAAGAGACTATCCCCAGCACCATCGCTCATGAGGATAAAGCCCGTCACTCCTTGCAACGACCCCCGAAAGAGCCGCATCGACCCAACGGCACCCTGAGAAGTCACGAATGTCGTCTGATTAGCGAACTCGCTGTTCTCTGGAGCGGATATGACGTGCATCTCCCCATCCTTGAGGTATCCGATCACGCCGTCACCGACATGCGCGCCAAGGAACTTGTCGCCGGACACGGCAACGCCGAGAAAGGTTGAAGCAAAATCGTGAACGTCACGATCGTGTCGCTCGGCGAGCATGTCGACTTTGGCGAGAAGTCTCTTCAGGAGGTCGATCTTGATCTGGCCCCCGTCAACACTTGCGATCAGACTCTCAAACTGCTCAACCAGCGCGGCACACCCTTCGTCTACCACCATCTGCGCGCCAAGCTCGGAATGCGAAGCTGACCCCGCGCCGTCAGCTAAACAGATCGCCTGGACACCTCCGCGCGAAAGGTATTGTGTCCGGTCCTGCCCTCGGGTTCCGTCGAGTTCATGTCCTCGGCCACGCACCTGATGATGGAACTCATTGAACACTTACAACTCCGCCCAACCAGCCAAGCCCTCAAGATCAAGCTTGACAGTGTCCCCAGGTGTGGACCGGGACACGCGGGAAACAGACTTCGACAGCCACTCAAAGAACTCCTTGAAACTCAGTCCTTGGAGCCGAAGCGGAGGACGGTTCGGGCTGAATCGTGCAAGCACGTTCATGTCAGCGTCGGCGCCAATCCCGATCGGGAAGACGGTGAGTTTCTTCTTCGCCACCAGTTCCGTCACACGGAGAACTGCACGTTCGAGTTCCTCGGGACGCCCATTCGGCTGTCCGTCGGTCATCAGAACGAGCCACGGCTGGTAGTAGAGAACACCTGCGTTCGAGTAGGTGGACTTGCGCTTTTCGAGCGTATCGAGCGCGAGATTCACTCCCTCGCCGAGGGCGGTGCCACCTGTCGCATCGATCGCATCGATTCGATGCAGTCGCTCAACACTCGCAAAATCCTGGATCAGGCTTTCAGACGAATTGAACTCAACGATGCTCACCTCGGCGGCGTCATGAGCGTCGTCATCTTCGTCGATCGCGTCGTAGAAGAGGTTGACACCTCTGACAAGCTCTCGGATCTTCTCCCCCATCATTGATCCGCTCGTGTCGAGGCAGAGGGCAACAGGGACGCGCGGGGTTGGGTTCTCGACGAGGTCGTCGACTCCGATGTTAAGTGCCATGGGATTACCTTTCAGTTGTTGTGGTCAATTAGTGCTGAGTCAGGAGGTCAGCCAGGAGGCGAGTCTCTGCCAGAAGCTCTTCTTAGACGGAGCTGCTGGCTTAGCCGAGGAGTTCGCTCGACTCGGGACCGGGCGCGGTGGGCGCGAAGCAGTCGACCGCGGTGGACATGGCTTCTTTGTCGCGGCCTGATGGGACTTCGGGATATCGAGCCCCTTGGCTAGGAACCACCGCTCATGATCGAAGGTAATGAAGGGCTGGCGGCACTCAATGCAGAGTCTTGCTGGATTGAGCTCGGCTGCCTTCTTGACGCATGCCTCGCAGCGCCCGTAGGTCAGTTCGGTCTTCACCGTGGGCGTCTTACAGTCCTTGCACGGAACCGGTTGACAGTTCGAGCACCGGCCACCGACCAAGTAGGTCTTGGCGACTTCTCTGTTGCAGCTCTCGCACGTCGCGTAGTTGCGTTTCCGGTTGCAGTCCCAGCAACGACCGTCCTTCAATGCATCAACAGGTCGCGGCTTGCCGCAGTCGGCGCACCTCGACTTGTTCTGATTGCAGTCGTAGCAAAGGCCGGGCTCGTAGTAAGTCTGGCTCTCCTCATCCCATCTGCCGACGATAGCGTTCGGCCGCTTGCACTGCGGACAGTCGCGGATAGGCGTATCCGGACGGAAAGCACGGAATCGAAATGGGTAGACGTCGTTCGACATTGGGTCGAAGTCGTCGTCACCACCGAAGAAGTCTCGGTACGCACGGAACACCGAGAGCCATTCGTTCGCTGTCGGGCGCCGATCGTAACGTGAACCACCTTGACGCTGAAACGTATGCCAGAAGAGACGCTTGACCTGAAAAGGGAGGTGGCTCCACATGAACTTCCAGTTGCCCTCGGGCTGGTCCTGGTCTGACGCTCCCTGGAACTGAAATGCGAACTTTCCTTCCTTGATCAGGGCCGCAAAGTCGCCACCATCTGCACCGGCACGCGCGTAGGGGAACTGACCAGTGATGAGAATCATGAAGAGCATCGTTGCGATAGCGAAGCGTTCTTCTTCGACAGTGCGCAGCGCATCAGCGTAATCGCCGGTGATCGTGGACGCGGTGAACATCGCCGTTCCCACAGGGCAGGGGTACCCCTCCACTTGCCACGAGTCAGCGTCGATGATCCAAACGTTCTTATGCTCGTCGACCATGAGGTTCTTCGGATTGATGTCTCCGAGGAGGATGTTCAGCGAATGAAGGTAGGCGACCTTCTCGAGGAACGAAATACAAACATCGACGAGGTCCGCTTTCGTCCAGGTCGGATACGTCCGTTTGAAGCGAGCAGGACGCATAATCGTCGCTTGGAGTTCCTTCCCAGTAGCCCGCGGCATGGCGTAGCCGACAAACTCATCGTCACCATTCGTGATGATGTGTGTGGGAAAGCCGATTCCTTGCGCTTCAAGCTCATGCGACAGAAGGAGTTCGAGCTTTGCCTTGCGATGCTCGGTTCGATGGTCCTTATCGAAGATTTTGACAACCTGGCTGGGGACACCCTGCACGGCATAAACCGACCCCTCGCCGCCCTCGCCGACCAAGTCACCCAAGACGATTGCACGCCGCGAGTGTGATGACGCAGCGATCACGTTGTCACCAGACTTCGGGATGACGGTGGCTGCGAGCAACTGATCTGTTGGCTTGAGCGTCGTCACACGTTTGAACGCACCGTCCGTCTGTTTCGGAGCAGGCTTCATTGCAGCCCTGGGCTCGCGTCTGCCTCCGGGCCTCGCGTCGACGTCTGCGACGTCGAACGAGCGCTTGAAGTCGTCCAGCAGAGGGACCAGCATCTCCACCTCTGCGTGGTCTTTGGCCTTGGCAAGCCCATCTTCGACATGCCTCATGATCCGCGCGAGCTTTCTCGCGCCGCGTTCGAACAATTCCTGATCGCTGTCGACCGCAATCCGGCCATCCGCCTGTACTGTGCCTGCCACTAGTCGATGCTTCACCTCGACCGAGAGCAGTCTGATTCGTAGCCGCAACGTAATGTCGTTGGTCAAGAGGCACATGTCGTACTGGTCGCCGAAGTGCGTGAAGAGATCGACGAACAGGTCGTCCGCATAGGGGTTTGACCCGTCACCGAGGTCCTTGCGGACGAGTCCGTGAGCTGCCGCAGAGCCCAACACCGTCAGCCACTGGCCAGCACGTCGGACAGCGGCCGCCCGCTCCTCAGTGAACAGTGAGACATCCAGGCTGCTTTGCTTGGCGAGTTCATCGATGACCTTTGACGGGACGACGATGCCGTTGCCGTTTCGGATAGCGAGATCCTTGCAGCGCTCGAACAGCATCTTCAGACCGGCTGAGCGAAGGGTGTCGGTATCCATAAAGACGTTGGTATCGAGGAAGAGTCGACGACCAGTCTTGACGAAGTCCTCAGGCGAAATGACGGCTGCGGCACGGGTCTCTGCAGTATGTCCAGCCGAACCTTCATCGATCGGGGGTCGCGATGTTGGCATTGGACCTGTCTGCGGCGCCGGTGGCCGTGGAATCGCCATCTCACTCCTCCCCTTCAGCGCTTGCACGGAATGTGACATTGCTTTGGAAACGTGCGGCCGAACGGGACGAGAATTCGGTGAGCAGTTCTGCCGCCCTTTCCTGGCTTACCTGGCGCGCACGCTGAAACGCCACTAGTTCGTCGGCAGGGATGCGATGATGCGTCCCAACTTTGACGGCCTCGATACTGCCCGAATCGATGAGCTTCATTAGCGTTGGACGCGAGACGCCAAGCAAGGACGAAGCCTCTGTGGTCGTGTACAACTCCTTAACAGGGACGACCACGGCCCCCGTTCCGTTTTCTGATTCAAGAAGCCGCAGCACGTTCTCTGCGGTCGCGCGCGACAACGTGAGCGTTACCTGCAACGAGTCGCTGGCACCTTGGAGTGCTCGGCGTAGCGCGTTGATCGAGTCTTCGTCTTGCTCGGCCACACTTACCTCCAGTGCTCAACTGTCGCGATCTGTCTCTAACTGCCGCAACTGTAACACAAATGTACTATCTGTAGATAGAGAAAAGTGCGAACGCTGCGAAGCACCGCGCACCTTTCCGGCATGAGCAACCGCAGCAGCAGAGACACCCACTCCGAACAGCCGGTCAATCTTCCGATCGCCAGAGTCCACGTCGATGAACGCGGCGCGATGCAGGTCACACTAGATAGCCAAGAATTCCCACCTCCTGGCTTGGCGTCGAAATGGAATAGGAGTCGGTTCGGCGAACTGCTCGATGCACTCTCCGAGCACCGCACCCGTACTGTGCGTGTCGAGGTGCACGAGCACGACGGCGCGGTGTTCACCGACATTGTTCACGCCACTCGTAGCGAACACGTTGCAAATGGGGCGCCCCCGCCCAGTTCCTCGCGGCGAGCGCGCCTCCGAACAGCGCCTCAACTGATCGAGTTGCGTGGCTCCGGGTTCATCCCTGGCGAGGATGTGGCAGCTGCTCTCACGTTGTCGAACGCGGAAGGTTCTGCCGACGGCACAGCTCGTGCGGTTATCGATCTCAGTCAGATCTCGGACCAGAACGCAGAGATTCTTCTCATCGGCCGCGTCTCGGGAGTCATTGTCGTCGAGCAGTTGCCGTCATGACCAGCCCCCAAGCTCACAGCCGAGGTCTTGGGGATGAGCTGACCAACGTGCTCATGATCGGCCTCTTCGCTTTGTTCGGTATCGCAGCCGTGCTTCGCGGTGCCGGATCAATCGCGGCGTTTCTGACCGGTGTGGAGCAACCAACGGTCGGCTTCGCAGGTGGTGTCAGCGTACTCTTTGACCCTGTTCATCCTGCAGCGGCCCTTGGGGTGCCACGCCTCCACACAGTGCTCTACTGGGTCGTCGCGGCGTTCCTGCTCGGCTTGCTCGCCACCGTGGTTGTTGGGATCTGGATCTGGCTTCGGCGCCACTCGCGCGCAGTCTCTGCCGACCCCCGCAAGCTCGAAGGGACCGCGAGCGGGCACGATGTCGCATCCCGCGCTTCTTCGAAGGCACTCCTTCGTCGTGCAGCCACACTCCGGCCATCGCTTGCGCGTCCACAGGCTGCCGACGTGGGCTACTTGCTTGGACGCTCGCACGGCAAACAAGTCTGGGCCAGTGTCGAAGACTCGATTCTGCTGATCGGTCCGCCGCGCTCAGGCAAGGGTCTGCATGTCGTGATTCCGGCCATCCTCGATGCGCCAGGGGCAGTCGTCACGACCTCGACGAGGCCCGACAATCTCACTGTCACGCTGAAGGCGCGAGAGCGCCTCGGCCCGGTCGCTGTCTTTGACCCACAGCACCTGGCCGAAGGGATTCCTGCCGGGCTGCGTTGGTCACCCATCAGAGGCTGCGAAGATCCGCTTACCGCCATGATCCGTGCGACCGGCCTCGCAGCAGCCACCGAGCTTTCCTCTGGCGGTGTCGAAGGTGGTGGCTTCTGGGAAGGCAAGACTCGGGTTGCGTTACAGGCACTCCTCCATGCTGCAGCCCTGGATCACAGGACCCCTGCGCAACTCTTCCGGTGGACACTGGACCCTGCAGCCGCGGCCGAGGCCGTCGCGATCCTGACCGGCTCACCTCTCGCGGCAACAGGGTGGGCGGAATCCTTGGAAGCGATGCTCGACTCCGACCCGCGCACTCGCGACAGCATCTGGCAAGGAGTCTCGCTCGCTCTGGCAGCACTCGCCGACCCGCGAGTATTGGATTCCGTGAGCCCGTCGGAGGGCGAGCACTTCGATCCGGAGCAGTTCATCCGCGACCGCGGCACACTGTACCTACTCGCGACGGGGGCCGGTGCCGGTAACAGCGCGGCGTTGGTCGCTGCCTTCGTCGAAGACCTCGTTGAGACTGCGCGCCGCATGGCCGCACGCTCCCCCGGCGCACGACTTGATCCGCCGTTGCTGCTCGCACTCGATGAGATCGGAAACCTCGCGCCACTCCCGTCGCTTCCCACGCTCATGGCCGAAGGCGGCGGCACCGGCATCACGACGATGCCCGTGCTGCAGTCCCTCGCGCAAGCGCGAGACAAGTGGTCAGAGAACCAGGCAGCAGCGATCTGGGATGCGAGCATCGCAAAGATCGTTCTCGGTGGGGCATCCAACTCCCGTGACCTTCAAGATCTTTCGACACTCATAGGAGAACGTGATGAGTTCACGAACTCGGTCACGCTCGGCGACTATGGCTCGCGTTCCAATCAACGCTCCATCCGGAGAGTGCCGATTCTGCCTCCCGATCGAATTCGGACACTCCCGTTCGGAACTGGCGTGATCCTCTTGCGCTCCGCACCACCCATCATCACGGATCTGCATCCTTGGCCCCGCCGATCGGACGGGGCCGCGCTCCACCGTAATCGCACTGTCGTCGAGGCACTCCTACGGAGACCTTCACAGTAACGATTCTGGGGACACAAGTGCACCTGCCTACCACAGCGACCGAACGAGGTTGTTCGTCCCATCAATCAGGAAGAACATCATGTCAATCCACACACAAGAATCCGTTTCAGGTTTCATCACGTCAGATCCGCAACTGACAGTCGCAGCCAATGGGAATCCGCGGCTCTACCTCCGCTTTGGGCAAGAGCACTTCCGCCGCGAGGAAGACGGCACCTTCACCCAGCTGGAGTCGAGCTATCACCATCTGGTGATGTTCGGGCGCTCGGCTGAACGCGCTGCAGAGCGCTTCTCGAAAGGCGACAACTTCATCGCTGAGGGCTACCAGCGCCCGGTGAGTTACGAACGCGACGGTCAAAACGTGGAAAGCGAAGAGTTCGTAGCAAAGCGCATCGGCCACGACGCGGCCCGCACAAGGTACGAAGTCGACCGTTCACCTCGACAACCAGCCCGTCGCATGAGCGTGAACCCGGAGCGGGGTCAGGCATTCGCTCCCCAAAGGACAAGTGCCGCGGCCGATGCGCCCACGCTCGGCCGCTGAACCGGATGAGTGAGCTTATGAACGAGTACGATCCCACCGCCGGCACTCCTCGGAACGGAGAGGCTGGTCAGTTCGAACCTGACCTCATCGCAGAGCCACCGCACCCGATCAATTGGAACCTCCTCACTTCCCATGACCTGGAGCAGGAACTTCTCGAACTCAACCTTTGGGTCAATTGGCTTCGCACCGAGTACGGTCTGCCTGCGTCGGTCGTCCCTCCGCTTTGGCATCGCCACCCTGAACTGCTCTGGGAACTCTCTGCACTGCACCTGCACTGGCTCTGCGCATACGACTCAAACCAGGACGGATCGGCCCCCTTGGGTTGGCACCGAGATTTTCAGGATGCGCGCCAACGTCTCCGTGACTGGGTCGCAACAAGCGGAACGCGCCTCGACCGAGATCGCCCGACTCGACATACCGTTTGGCCCGGAGAGGAACCCGCTGCCGACAGCGTGGAACAATCGATCACAGATCGAGACGCCGACTTCGTGCAGTTCGTGCTCGAGCAGGTCGAAGCACGTCGAGCGGCCGAGGATGCGTTCTACGCGAGTCTCGACGAGCACACGGGTGAGATACCAACCTGACCAAGGTCAACGCCAGGTACAGTTTGCCCGGTTGAGTCACTCGTCGGCCACGTCTAATGGATGCTTCTCCTCCATGTAACGCATGCGCCCTACCAGCAATGCGATCAACGCGAGAGCTAGCGGGATGACTCCCGCAATCACAAAGATGACAGGGATGGGAATCAGCAGCGAAAGCGGACCTGCGATGGCGATCGAGACTGGCATGAACGCGATCGAAACGAAGAAGTCGAGACTGGCGACTCGGCCGATCATGTCGAGCGGCACCAACCGCTGCAACAATGTGCCCCACACGACAACGCCCGCCCCGGTTAGTGCGCCGACGGCAAAAAGCGCGGAGAGCATGAGGATCAAATTGTCGGCAACGCCAATGACCACAAGCGGAAGAGTTCCTCCGCCCCAGCACAGGATCATAAACGTCAAGTATCGACGCGGAAGCTTCAACGACGACACGATCAGCGAACCGACAGCCCCTCCTATCCCATACGCGGCAAGTAGGAACCCGAACGCAGCTTCGGCATCCTCGAATCGGTCGCGTGTGAGGAACGGGAGGAGAACTTCGATCGGCCCCTGAACAATGAGCGCAAGCGACGACCCGAAGATCAGCGTCCAAAGCAACCAGCGTGTGCGAGCCACGTAGGCCACGCCCGCACGTAGGTCACTCCAGACGCTCGTGCGTTCTTCGGCAGGAGTGGGCTCAGCGTTCTCGTCACGACGGCTGAGGAACAAGGTGATGACAAAAGCAATTGCGTACGAGGCCGCGACGATAACCGCTCCGATTGCGGGGAAGAACATACCGACGATGACTCCACCGAGGGCTGGGCCGAGCCCTTGCCCCATCGATGGACGGAGCGCCCCTTCGAGCCCATTCGCGGCCAGGAGCTGTTCGGCAGGAAGGACCACGGGCAGGTAGGCGCTGTATGCCGGGTAGAAGAACGCGCTCCCGGCTCCCATCGCGAACGAGGCTGCTGCGACGTGCCATAGTTCGATGTTCTCGGTGAGCGACAGGACCGCCACGGCGGTCATGATCGCGGCCGTTGAGCCCTGCACGGTGATCAGGATCCGGCGTTTGGAGAACCGGTCTGCGACGACCCCGCCGAGAACGGAGAAGGCGAACAGGCCAAGACTCATTCCGGTTGCGACCGCGGAGAGCGCAAGTGGACTGTCGTCGAGTGCGAGCACTTGGAAGACCATGACGATCGTCCACATACCGGTCCCGAATACCTCGATGCCGACGGCGGCAAACAGGAGACGGTAATCACGTGATGCCAATGGGCGGAGTGCGCGCAGCTTGATGGTGTTGCTCATACCAGTGCCTCGCCTTCAGCCATCGCCATCAGATGAATATGAGGCCATTGGGCGACATCCCGCAGAAGTTGCCGGTCGTGGGTCGACAGTACGACGGCCGCTTGGGTAGCCCCGAGTGCCTCGGTGAGTTCGTCAACGAGCGCGATGGAGAGGTGGTTCGTAGGTTCGTCTAGCAGTAGCACGTGCGGGCGTGCCGCGAGGACGAGCGCCAGGTCGAGGCGTCGTTGTTGACCCATCGACAGTTCACCCACTCGTTTGCCTGCCTCGCGCGATCGCAGCAGTCCAAGTTGACCGAGGCCGACCGCCTCAGATGATTGCAGCGTTCCTTGACCGACGAGTTCGTCGAGGCGCCGGGCGTATACCTCGTTCGCCCGGCGATCAGGCGGCAGCATCGTCTCCTGACGAAGAAAACCCAAACGCGTGCCACGGGATGTCCGCACTGTTCCGGTGTCTGGCAGTAGTTCGCCCGCCGCGATACTCAGGAGCGTCGACTTTCCGGCCCCGTTCGAGCCGGTGACCACGAGCCTGCCGCGGTGCGAGAGTTCGAACGACACCTGCTGCACCAACCGCCCGGCAAGGCCCACGTTGTCGACGTTCAGCAGCACCGCCCCTTTTCGTGTGGGCAGGTCAGGGAACTGGAACAGCTGCGGTGGTTCTGGCACCGTCACCGCGTGTGCTTCGAGCGCTTCCTGGCGTCGGTGCACGCTCTGCACAAGCCCGCCCGCGCGCGTCGCGCGGCCGTGCTTCGGTGACCCCTTCTCCGGTCGCCACCCCGACACCAGTCGATTCTGCGCAGCGCTGAGACTGTCCTGCAGCCGCGCTTGCTCCTGCTGCTGGCGCTCGTACTCCTGCTCCCAGCGTCCCCGCTCGGCCAGGCGCCCTTCTCGGTATCCCTCATACCCGTTGCCGTAGATGCGGGGGCGATCATCAGGTGTCGGATCGAGGTCAACAACCGTCTCCGCAATGTCAGAGAGCAGCGCGCGATCGTGGCTAACGATGACGACACCACCCTTGCGCGCGCGGAGTTGCGCGGTCAAGAAATCAAGCCCGCTGCGGTCGAGGTGATTGGTGGGCTCGTCCAGCAATAGGAAATCATCCTCTGCCCCCAGCAGGCAGGCCAAGCGCACTCGATACCGTTGCCCCACAGACAGATCAGCGAGCAATCGTGTCATGTCGGTTTCTGCGTCGAGTGCTTCGAGCGCGACATGTACGCGGCGCTCGGCATCCCACGCGTCGAGCGCTTCAGCACCTTCCAATGCCGCGGCATACTGCTCTGCGGCCTCGCTGCTCCCATCCGCGAGAGCGGCAGCAGCGGCGTCGAGCGTGGCCAGCGCTGCGAGCGGTTCAGCGATTGCCTCCGCGACGGCCTGCCCAACGGTGCGGTTGTCGGTGGAGTTCATCTCTTGTTCAGCGAGCCCGAGCGTGCCGATGCGCTGGATCATTCCACTATCAGGAACCAGCGTGCCCGCGAGCGCGTGCAGAAGTGTGGTCTTTCCGCGACCGTTCTCTCCGACAATCGCCACACGAGACGCGGGAGTGACGACGAGATCGACATGGTTGAGCACCGGGGTTACGCCTCGCATTACGGAGACGTCGGAAGCGGTGAGTTGCGCGCGATGGCGCGCCGGATGACGGTGAGTAGGGGTAAGCATTCAAATCCTTCAGCAAGGCGCACCACGACAAGCCGAACAGCAAGCGGGTACGCGAATGACGGCAGACCCTCCATGGGGCCAGAACAAGCGGCCGCCGCAAGCTCGGAGTTACTCAACGAGCACGGTAGGCCTACTCAACCATCACAGGAAATACAAATGCATACCGTCAATTCTACCCCACACTCACACGGCACCAACGAATCGGGTGCCGACAGCGGCTCCGGAGGCTTGATCGGTCTGATTCGGCCGCACTATCGGCGCCGCTGTCGCGGTCGGTCGGAATCAGTTCAGTGCCAGCTCGGACACTTTCTCGCCGTCACGCCGTTCATCGAGTTCCTTTGCACGCACGCGACACAAGATGATCAGGCTAATGGGTCCAAATGCGATGAATTTCATCGCGTTCCACAGGCTGAGGAGGACGAGGAGATTCAGCCATGCTGGTCCGCCGCCAGCGGCCGAAGATGAGCACCAAAGCGCAAGGCCAAGGTATGGCAGGGCGAGGAGCATGGCAGGAACTCCCCACTTCAACCCACGCCGACTCCGGACCCACCGGAGCACGATGTTGCTCGGTGCGTAGCGCTGCAGGAGCGAATAGATGAAGCTCGTAATCGCCAAGACTGGACGAATCATGATGGGCCTCTCGTCACACGTCGTTCTCCGTCGAGGAAG from Microbacterium paraoxydans includes the following:
- a CDS encoding ATP-binding protein, which produces MNRDDAERLHTAVLVAPASEKRRVRKQRQKAAAKLQIEQQHSEREETRAKYSAELAARRGTSYLPSAGEPGPAQLRSTGRFRLPRHQDTSATLAGAYPFLAEGGLGSDGVFVGQDLYSGGSFVYDPWVLYARGIITAPNLVLAGIVGSGKSSLAKSLYTRSLPFGRRVYVPGDPKGEHTAVAEAVGGRAIVLGHGLTTRLNPLDEGYRPSGMSDESWASTVASRRRDLIGALAETVLNRPLTPLEHTAIDTALTEVVRSNDVPILPMVVEHILAPTARADPDGRLAEDGRLVGHALRRLVAGDLAGLFDGPSTVAFDPTLPMISLDLSRVTENSTLISVLMTCSSAWMESALLDPNGGQRWCIYDEAWRLMSHPALLRRMDAHWRLARHYGIANMLIFHKLTDLENVGDQGSAMRALANSLLANAETRIIYRQESDQLGVTAGALGLTGTEQKLLPGLGVGQGLWCIKDRSFVCQHQLHPGELELFDTTGRMMNSGNA
- a CDS encoding PP2C family serine/threonine-protein phosphatase, whose translation is MFNEFHHQVRGRGHELDGTRGQDRTQYLSRGGVQAICLADGAGSASHSELGAQMVVDEGCAALVEQFESLIASVDGGQIKIDLLKRLLAKVDMLAERHDRDVHDFASTFLGVAVSGDKFLGAHVGDGVIGYLKDGEMHVISAPENSEFANQTTFVTSQGAVGSMRLFRGSLQGVTGFILMSDGAGDSLFDARTGQLATACAKMIMAVGAAPTRLSQNSRHKKQWRKFVDIRVRNATKDDCSIAVLGRPGAD
- a CDS encoding vWA domain-containing protein; this encodes MALNIGVDDLVENPTPRVPVALCLDTSGSMMGEKIRELVRGVNLFYDAIDEDDDAHDAAEVSIVEFNSSESLIQDFASVERLHRIDAIDATGGTALGEGVNLALDTLEKRKSTYSNAGVLYYQPWLVLMTDGQPNGRPEELERAVLRVTELVAKKKLTVFPIGIGADADMNVLARFSPNRPPLRLQGLSFKEFFEWLSKSVSRVSRSTPGDTVKLDLEGLAGWAEL
- a CDS encoding protein kinase domain-containing protein; this translates as MSHSVQALKGRSEMAIPRPPAPQTGPMPTSRPPIDEGSAGHTAETRAAAVISPEDFVKTGRRLFLDTNVFMDTDTLRSAGLKMLFERCKDLAIRNGNGIVVPSKVIDELAKQSSLDVSLFTEERAAAVRRAGQWLTVLGSAAAHGLVRKDLGDGSNPYADDLFVDLFTHFGDQYDMCLLTNDITLRLRIRLLSVEVKHRLVAGTVQADGRIAVDSDQELFERGARKLARIMRHVEDGLAKAKDHAEVEMLVPLLDDFKRSFDVADVDARPGGRREPRAAMKPAPKQTDGAFKRVTTLKPTDQLLAATVIPKSGDNVIAASSHSRRAIVLGDLVGEGGEGSVYAVQGVPSQVVKIFDKDHRTEHRKAKLELLLSHELEAQGIGFPTHIITNGDDEFVGYAMPRATGKELQATIMRPARFKRTYPTWTKADLVDVCISFLEKVAYLHSLNILLGDINPKNLMVDEHKNVWIIDADSWQVEGYPCPVGTAMFTASTITGDYADALRTVEEERFAIATMLFMILITGQFPYARAGADGGDFAALIKEGKFAFQFQGASDQDQPEGNWKFMWSHLPFQVKRLFWHTFQRQGGSRYDRRPTANEWLSVFRAYRDFFGGDDDFDPMSNDVYPFRFRAFRPDTPIRDCPQCKRPNAIVGRWDEESQTYYEPGLCYDCNQNKSRCADCGKPRPVDALKDGRCWDCNRKRNYATCESCNREVAKTYLVGGRCSNCQPVPCKDCKTPTVKTELTYGRCEACVKKAAELNPARLCIECRQPFITFDHERWFLAKGLDIPKSHQAATKKPCPPRSTASRPPRPVPSRANSSAKPAAPSKKSFWQRLASWLTS
- a CDS encoding helix-turn-helix domain-containing protein, giving the protein MAEQDEDSINALRRALQGASDSLQVTLTLSRATAENVLRLLESENGTGAVVVPVKELYTTTEASSLLGVSRPTLMKLIDSGSIEAVKVGTHHRIPADELVAFQRARQVSQERAAELLTEFSSRSAARFQSNVTFRASAEGEE
- a CDS encoding type IV secretory system conjugative DNA transfer family protein; translated protein: MTSPQAHSRGLGDELTNVLMIGLFALFGIAAVLRGAGSIAAFLTGVEQPTVGFAGGVSVLFDPVHPAAALGVPRLHTVLYWVVAAFLLGLLATVVVGIWIWLRRHSRAVSADPRKLEGTASGHDVASRASSKALLRRAATLRPSLARPQAADVGYLLGRSHGKQVWASVEDSILLIGPPRSGKGLHVVIPAILDAPGAVVTTSTRPDNLTVTLKARERLGPVAVFDPQHLAEGIPAGLRWSPIRGCEDPLTAMIRATGLAAATELSSGGVEGGGFWEGKTRVALQALLHAAALDHRTPAQLFRWTLDPAAAAEAVAILTGSPLAATGWAESLEAMLDSDPRTRDSIWQGVSLALAALADPRVLDSVSPSEGEHFDPEQFIRDRGTLYLLATGAGAGNSAALVAAFVEDLVETARRMAARSPGARLDPPLLLALDEIGNLAPLPSLPTLMAEGGGTGITTMPVLQSLAQARDKWSENQAAAIWDASIAKIVLGGASNSRDLQDLSTLIGERDEFTNSVTLGDYGSRSNQRSIRRVPILPPDRIRTLPFGTGVILLRSAPPIITDLHPWPRRSDGAALHRNRTVVEALLRRPSQ
- a CDS encoding single-stranded DNA-binding protein, whose translation is MSIHTQESVSGFITSDPQLTVAANGNPRLYLRFGQEHFRREEDGTFTQLESSYHHLVMFGRSAERAAERFSKGDNFIAEGYQRPVSYERDGQNVESEEFVAKRIGHDAARTRYEVDRSPRQPARRMSVNPERGQAFAPQRTSAAADAPTLGR